The following proteins come from a genomic window of Chaetodon auriga isolate fChaAug3 chromosome 16, fChaAug3.hap1, whole genome shotgun sequence:
- the med25 gene encoding mediator of RNA polymerase II transcription subunit 25 isoform X1 — MEPSTKPGTNQVADVVFVIEGTANLGPYFESLRKNYILPAIEYFNGGPPAETDFGGDYGGTQYGLVVFNTVDCAPESYVQCHAPTSSAFEFVSWIDSIQFMGGGAESCSLIAEGLSVALQLFDDFKKMREQIGQTHKVCVLLCNSPPYLLPAVESVSYTGCTADNLVKIIRDRGIHFSVVAPRKLPALRALFERASPVGGVVEPHPDYSQDPFHMVLVRGISLPVSSGGGPGPLKPVLPPQPLSASQPAGGASQPPAPINTHPYQNPPPMTPAQMAAQKAVEAANNQKSRFPGLHSQGPQFTTQPAIASVSAGKLNQPSMATVTTSSQPMMSQQQVAPNQQQPVPPPGQPAPNQQPQAPPQQQPTPNQPTAPSAQPNMPGVPGPQGNANPIGQPQGVANKIVAWTGVLEWQEKPKASSMDSTTKLTRSLPCQVHVNQGENLNTDQWPQKLIMQLIPQQLLTTLGHLFRNSRMVQFLFTNKDVESLKGLYRIMANGFAGCVHFPHTTSPCEVRVLMLLYSSKKRIFMGLIPNDQSGFVNGIRQVITNHKQVQQHRAQLGGGGGPMQPGQVAPNQNFLNRAPGPIPVSHGNVQQQSVVVGMPTVSQVSMMEEQQRQNNMTSKTFLQMTMRAAGPANQQPPVSGAPPNQVAQSGQAPPQGPILRLSNPGANPQLRSLLLSQQQPQGGVSHMSGMMSHQGLGQQLVHPTPGGGAQMQGQWRQPLAGQILMSGGQRGAVPQPGMPQVSSVMEDEILMDLI; from the exons ATGGAGCCATCCACCAAGCCTGGGACCAACCAGGTGGCTGATGTGGTGTTTGTCATCGAAGGGACGGCAAATCTTGGACCGTACTTTGAATCTCTAAGGAAAAATTATATACTTCCAGCTATCGA GTATTTCAATGGAGGGCCCCCAGCAGAAACAGATTTTGGTGGAGAT TATGGAGGGACACAGTACGGTCTCGTGGTGTTCAACACAGTGGACTGTGCTCCGGAGTCTTATGTGCAGTGTCACGCACCGACCAGCTCTGCTTTTGAGTTTGTCTCGTGGATCGACAGCATCCA ATTCATGGGAGGTGGAGCAGAAAGCTGTAGTCTAATTGCAGAGGGACTCTCTGTGGCCTTGCAGCTCTTTGACGACTTTAAGAAGATGAGAGAGCAAAT AGGTCAAAcccacaaagtgtgtgtgctgctgtgtaacTCTCCTCCGTACCTGCTTCCTGCTGTGGAGAGCGTCAGCTACACCGGCTGCACAGCAGACAACTTGGTCAAAATCATCAGAGAT AGAGGGATTCACTTCTCTGTCGTGGCTCCTCGGAAACTGCCCGCACTCAGGGCTTTGTTTGAGCGGGCGTCTCCAGTCGGAGGTGTGGTTGAACCCCATCCAGACTACAGTCAGGACCCCTTCCACATGGTCCTCGTCAGAGGCATCTCACTCCCCG TCTCCTCAGGTGGAGGACCCGGGCCGCTCAAacctgtcctccctcctcagccGCTGTCTGCCAGTCAGCCTGCTGGTGGAGCCTCACAGCCCCCTGCGCCCATTAACACCCACCCTTATCAG AATCCGCCCCCCATGACTCCTGCTCAGATGGCTGCACAGAAGGCAGTGGAGGCAGCCAACAACCAGAAGAGTCGCT TCCCAGGATTGCACAGTCAAGGTCCTCAGTTCACCACGCAGCCCGCCATCGCCTCGGTCTCAGCGGGGAAGCTCAACCAGCCCAGCATGGCGACAGTCACCACATCATCGCAGCCCATGATGTCACAGCAACAAGTTGCTcccaatcagcagcagccagtccCACCCCCAGGACAGCCCGCACCCAATCAGCAGCCACAGGCgccacctcagcagcagcccaCGCCGAATCAGCCCACGGCGCCTTCAGCACAGCCCAACATG CCTGGTGTGCCTGGACCTCAAGGCAATGCAAATCCGATTGGACAGCCACAAGGTGTGGCCAATAAGATTGTAGCATGGACAGGTGTTCTGGAATGGCAAGAG AAGCCTAAAGCCTCCTCTATGGACTCAACCACCAAACTGACGCGCTCTCTGCCGTGTCAGGTGCACGTTAACCAAGGGGAAAATCT GAACACGGACCAGTGGCCACAGAAGCTCATCATGCAGCTGattccacagcagctgctg ACAACCTTAGGTCACCTCTTCAGAAACTCTCGAATGGTTCAGTTTCTCTTCACCAACAAAGACGTGGAGTCGCTGAAAGGCCTCTACCGCATTATGGCCAATGGTTTT GCCGGCTGCGTCCACTTCCCCCACACTACCTCGCCCTGCGAGGTGCGGGTGCTGATGCTGCTCTACTCATCCAAGAAGAGAATATTCATGGGCCTCATCCCCAACGACCAGAGCGGCTTCGTCAACGGCATCCGGCAAGTCATCACCAACCACAAGCAGgtccagcagcacagagcg CAGTTGGGCGGCGGAGGGGGTCCGATGCAGCCTGGTCAGGTCGCTCCCAACCAGAACTTCCTCAACAGGGCTCCTGGCCCCATTCCCGTCTCCCACGGCAACGTCCAGCAGCAG TCTGTGGTGGTGGGCATGCCCACTGTTAGTCAGGTCTCtatgatggaggagcagcagaggcagaacaACATG ACGTCTAAAACTTTCCTTCAGATGACCATGAGAGCAGCCGGACCCGCCAACCAGCAGCCGCCGGTCAGCGGCGCTCCACCCAACCAGGTCGCACAAAGCGGACAAGCCCCGCCCCAGGGCCCCATACTCCGCCTCTCAAACCCAGGAGCCAATCCACAGCTCCGTAGTCTTctcctcagccagcagcagcca CAGGGTGGTGTCTCTCACATGTCAGGCATGATGTCTCACCAGGGTTTAGGGCAGCAGTTGGTCCATCCGACACCAGGAGGGGGGGCTCAGATGCAGGGCCAGTGGAGGCAGCCATTGGCAG GTCAGATCCTGATGTCTGGAGGTCAGAGAGGCGCCGTACCGCAGCCGGGGATGCCTCAAGTCTCCAGTGTCATGGAGGATGAAATCCTCATGGACCTTATCTGA
- the med25 gene encoding mediator of RNA polymerase II transcription subunit 25 isoform X4 gives MEPSTKPGTNQVADVVFVIEGTANLGPYFESLRKNYILPAIEYFNGGPPAETDFGGDYGGTQYGLVVFNTVDCAPESYVQCHAPTSSAFEFVSWIDSIQFMGGGAESCSLIAEGLSVALQLFDDFKKMREQIGQTHKVCVLLCNSPPYLLPAVESVSYTGCTADNLVKIIRDRGIHFSVVAPRKLPALRALFERASPVGGVVEPHPDYSQDPFHMVLVRGISLPVSSGGGPGPLKPVLPPQPLSASQPAGGASQPPAPINTHPYQNPPPMTPAQMAAQKAVEAANNQKSRFPGLHSQGPQFTTQPAIASVSAGKLNQPSMATVTTSSQPMMSQQQVAPNQQQPVPPPGQPAPNQQPQAPPQQQPTPNQPTAPSAQPNMPGVPGPQGNANPIGQPQGVANKIVAWTGVLEWQEKPKASSMDSTTKLTRSLPCQVHVNQGENLNTDQWPQKLIMQLIPQQLLTTLGHLFRNSRMVQFLFTNKDVESLKGLYRIMANGFAGCVHFPHTTSPCEVRVLMLLYSSKKRIFMGLIPNDQSGFVNGIRQVITNHKQVQQHRAQLGGGGGPMQPGQVAPNQNFLNRAPGPIPVSHGNVQQQMTMRAAGPANQQPPVSGAPPNQVAQSGQAPPQGPILRLSNPGANPQLRSLLLSQQQPQGGVSHMSGMMSHQGLGQQLVHPTPGGGAQMQGQWRQPLAGQILMSGGQRGAVPQPGMPQVSSVMEDEILMDLI, from the exons ATGGAGCCATCCACCAAGCCTGGGACCAACCAGGTGGCTGATGTGGTGTTTGTCATCGAAGGGACGGCAAATCTTGGACCGTACTTTGAATCTCTAAGGAAAAATTATATACTTCCAGCTATCGA GTATTTCAATGGAGGGCCCCCAGCAGAAACAGATTTTGGTGGAGAT TATGGAGGGACACAGTACGGTCTCGTGGTGTTCAACACAGTGGACTGTGCTCCGGAGTCTTATGTGCAGTGTCACGCACCGACCAGCTCTGCTTTTGAGTTTGTCTCGTGGATCGACAGCATCCA ATTCATGGGAGGTGGAGCAGAAAGCTGTAGTCTAATTGCAGAGGGACTCTCTGTGGCCTTGCAGCTCTTTGACGACTTTAAGAAGATGAGAGAGCAAAT AGGTCAAAcccacaaagtgtgtgtgctgctgtgtaacTCTCCTCCGTACCTGCTTCCTGCTGTGGAGAGCGTCAGCTACACCGGCTGCACAGCAGACAACTTGGTCAAAATCATCAGAGAT AGAGGGATTCACTTCTCTGTCGTGGCTCCTCGGAAACTGCCCGCACTCAGGGCTTTGTTTGAGCGGGCGTCTCCAGTCGGAGGTGTGGTTGAACCCCATCCAGACTACAGTCAGGACCCCTTCCACATGGTCCTCGTCAGAGGCATCTCACTCCCCG TCTCCTCAGGTGGAGGACCCGGGCCGCTCAAacctgtcctccctcctcagccGCTGTCTGCCAGTCAGCCTGCTGGTGGAGCCTCACAGCCCCCTGCGCCCATTAACACCCACCCTTATCAG AATCCGCCCCCCATGACTCCTGCTCAGATGGCTGCACAGAAGGCAGTGGAGGCAGCCAACAACCAGAAGAGTCGCT TCCCAGGATTGCACAGTCAAGGTCCTCAGTTCACCACGCAGCCCGCCATCGCCTCGGTCTCAGCGGGGAAGCTCAACCAGCCCAGCATGGCGACAGTCACCACATCATCGCAGCCCATGATGTCACAGCAACAAGTTGCTcccaatcagcagcagccagtccCACCCCCAGGACAGCCCGCACCCAATCAGCAGCCACAGGCgccacctcagcagcagcccaCGCCGAATCAGCCCACGGCGCCTTCAGCACAGCCCAACATG CCTGGTGTGCCTGGACCTCAAGGCAATGCAAATCCGATTGGACAGCCACAAGGTGTGGCCAATAAGATTGTAGCATGGACAGGTGTTCTGGAATGGCAAGAG AAGCCTAAAGCCTCCTCTATGGACTCAACCACCAAACTGACGCGCTCTCTGCCGTGTCAGGTGCACGTTAACCAAGGGGAAAATCT GAACACGGACCAGTGGCCACAGAAGCTCATCATGCAGCTGattccacagcagctgctg ACAACCTTAGGTCACCTCTTCAGAAACTCTCGAATGGTTCAGTTTCTCTTCACCAACAAAGACGTGGAGTCGCTGAAAGGCCTCTACCGCATTATGGCCAATGGTTTT GCCGGCTGCGTCCACTTCCCCCACACTACCTCGCCCTGCGAGGTGCGGGTGCTGATGCTGCTCTACTCATCCAAGAAGAGAATATTCATGGGCCTCATCCCCAACGACCAGAGCGGCTTCGTCAACGGCATCCGGCAAGTCATCACCAACCACAAGCAGgtccagcagcacagagcg CAGTTGGGCGGCGGAGGGGGTCCGATGCAGCCTGGTCAGGTCGCTCCCAACCAGAACTTCCTCAACAGGGCTCCTGGCCCCATTCCCGTCTCCCACGGCAACGTCCAGCAGCAG ATGACCATGAGAGCAGCCGGACCCGCCAACCAGCAGCCGCCGGTCAGCGGCGCTCCACCCAACCAGGTCGCACAAAGCGGACAAGCCCCGCCCCAGGGCCCCATACTCCGCCTCTCAAACCCAGGAGCCAATCCACAGCTCCGTAGTCTTctcctcagccagcagcagcca CAGGGTGGTGTCTCTCACATGTCAGGCATGATGTCTCACCAGGGTTTAGGGCAGCAGTTGGTCCATCCGACACCAGGAGGGGGGGCTCAGATGCAGGGCCAGTGGAGGCAGCCATTGGCAG GTCAGATCCTGATGTCTGGAGGTCAGAGAGGCGCCGTACCGCAGCCGGGGATGCCTCAAGTCTCCAGTGTCATGGAGGATGAAATCCTCATGGACCTTATCTGA
- the med25 gene encoding mediator of RNA polymerase II transcription subunit 25 isoform X2, translated as MEPSTKPGTNQVADVVFVIEGTANLGPYFESLRKNYILPAIEYFNGGPPAETDFGGDYGGTQYGLVVFNTVDCAPESYVQCHAPTSSAFEFVSWIDSIQFMGGGAESCSLIAEGLSVALQLFDDFKKMREQIGQTHKVCVLLCNSPPYLLPAVESVSYTGCTADNLVKIIRDRGIHFSVVAPRKLPALRALFERASPVGGVVEPHPDYSQDPFHMVLVRGISLPVSSGGGPGPLKPVLPPQPLSASQPAGGASQPPAPINTHPYQNPPPMTPAQMAAQKAVEAANNQKSRFPGLHSQGPQFTTQPAIASVSAGKLNQPSMATVTTSSQPMMSQQQVAPNQQQPVPPPGQPAPNQQPQAPPQQQPTPNQPTAPSAQPNMPGVPGPQGNANPIGQPQGVANKIVAWTGVLEWQEKPKASSMDSTTKLTRSLPCQVHVNQGENLNTDQWPQKLIMQLIPQQLLTTLGHLFRNSRMVQFLFTNKDVESLKGLYRIMANGFAGCVHFPHTTSPCEVRVLMLLYSSKKRIFMGLIPNDQSGFVNGIRQVITNHKQVQQHRAQLGGGGGPMQPGQVAPNQNFLNRAPGPIPVSHGNVQQQSVVVGMPTVSQVSMMEEQQRQNNMMTMRAAGPANQQPPVSGAPPNQVAQSGQAPPQGPILRLSNPGANPQLRSLLLSQQQPQGGVSHMSGMMSHQGLGQQLVHPTPGGGAQMQGQWRQPLAGQILMSGGQRGAVPQPGMPQVSSVMEDEILMDLI; from the exons ATGGAGCCATCCACCAAGCCTGGGACCAACCAGGTGGCTGATGTGGTGTTTGTCATCGAAGGGACGGCAAATCTTGGACCGTACTTTGAATCTCTAAGGAAAAATTATATACTTCCAGCTATCGA GTATTTCAATGGAGGGCCCCCAGCAGAAACAGATTTTGGTGGAGAT TATGGAGGGACACAGTACGGTCTCGTGGTGTTCAACACAGTGGACTGTGCTCCGGAGTCTTATGTGCAGTGTCACGCACCGACCAGCTCTGCTTTTGAGTTTGTCTCGTGGATCGACAGCATCCA ATTCATGGGAGGTGGAGCAGAAAGCTGTAGTCTAATTGCAGAGGGACTCTCTGTGGCCTTGCAGCTCTTTGACGACTTTAAGAAGATGAGAGAGCAAAT AGGTCAAAcccacaaagtgtgtgtgctgctgtgtaacTCTCCTCCGTACCTGCTTCCTGCTGTGGAGAGCGTCAGCTACACCGGCTGCACAGCAGACAACTTGGTCAAAATCATCAGAGAT AGAGGGATTCACTTCTCTGTCGTGGCTCCTCGGAAACTGCCCGCACTCAGGGCTTTGTTTGAGCGGGCGTCTCCAGTCGGAGGTGTGGTTGAACCCCATCCAGACTACAGTCAGGACCCCTTCCACATGGTCCTCGTCAGAGGCATCTCACTCCCCG TCTCCTCAGGTGGAGGACCCGGGCCGCTCAAacctgtcctccctcctcagccGCTGTCTGCCAGTCAGCCTGCTGGTGGAGCCTCACAGCCCCCTGCGCCCATTAACACCCACCCTTATCAG AATCCGCCCCCCATGACTCCTGCTCAGATGGCTGCACAGAAGGCAGTGGAGGCAGCCAACAACCAGAAGAGTCGCT TCCCAGGATTGCACAGTCAAGGTCCTCAGTTCACCACGCAGCCCGCCATCGCCTCGGTCTCAGCGGGGAAGCTCAACCAGCCCAGCATGGCGACAGTCACCACATCATCGCAGCCCATGATGTCACAGCAACAAGTTGCTcccaatcagcagcagccagtccCACCCCCAGGACAGCCCGCACCCAATCAGCAGCCACAGGCgccacctcagcagcagcccaCGCCGAATCAGCCCACGGCGCCTTCAGCACAGCCCAACATG CCTGGTGTGCCTGGACCTCAAGGCAATGCAAATCCGATTGGACAGCCACAAGGTGTGGCCAATAAGATTGTAGCATGGACAGGTGTTCTGGAATGGCAAGAG AAGCCTAAAGCCTCCTCTATGGACTCAACCACCAAACTGACGCGCTCTCTGCCGTGTCAGGTGCACGTTAACCAAGGGGAAAATCT GAACACGGACCAGTGGCCACAGAAGCTCATCATGCAGCTGattccacagcagctgctg ACAACCTTAGGTCACCTCTTCAGAAACTCTCGAATGGTTCAGTTTCTCTTCACCAACAAAGACGTGGAGTCGCTGAAAGGCCTCTACCGCATTATGGCCAATGGTTTT GCCGGCTGCGTCCACTTCCCCCACACTACCTCGCCCTGCGAGGTGCGGGTGCTGATGCTGCTCTACTCATCCAAGAAGAGAATATTCATGGGCCTCATCCCCAACGACCAGAGCGGCTTCGTCAACGGCATCCGGCAAGTCATCACCAACCACAAGCAGgtccagcagcacagagcg CAGTTGGGCGGCGGAGGGGGTCCGATGCAGCCTGGTCAGGTCGCTCCCAACCAGAACTTCCTCAACAGGGCTCCTGGCCCCATTCCCGTCTCCCACGGCAACGTCCAGCAGCAG TCTGTGGTGGTGGGCATGCCCACTGTTAGTCAGGTCTCtatgatggaggagcagcagaggcagaacaACATG ATGACCATGAGAGCAGCCGGACCCGCCAACCAGCAGCCGCCGGTCAGCGGCGCTCCACCCAACCAGGTCGCACAAAGCGGACAAGCCCCGCCCCAGGGCCCCATACTCCGCCTCTCAAACCCAGGAGCCAATCCACAGCTCCGTAGTCTTctcctcagccagcagcagcca CAGGGTGGTGTCTCTCACATGTCAGGCATGATGTCTCACCAGGGTTTAGGGCAGCAGTTGGTCCATCCGACACCAGGAGGGGGGGCTCAGATGCAGGGCCAGTGGAGGCAGCCATTGGCAG GTCAGATCCTGATGTCTGGAGGTCAGAGAGGCGCCGTACCGCAGCCGGGGATGCCTCAAGTCTCCAGTGTCATGGAGGATGAAATCCTCATGGACCTTATCTGA
- the med25 gene encoding mediator of RNA polymerase II transcription subunit 25 isoform X3 — MEPSTKPGTNQVADVVFVIEGTANLGPYFESLRKNYILPAIEYFNGGPPAETDFGGDYGGTQYGLVVFNTVDCAPESYVQCHAPTSSAFEFVSWIDSIQFMGGGAESCSLIAEGLSVALQLFDDFKKMREQIGQTHKVCVLLCNSPPYLLPAVESVSYTGCTADNLVKIIRDRGIHFSVVAPRKLPALRALFERASPVGGVVEPHPDYSQDPFHMVLVRGISLPVSSGGGPGPLKPVLPPQPLSASQPAGGASQPPAPINTHPYQNPPPMTPAQMAAQKAVEAANNQKSRFPGLHSQGPQFTTQPAIASVSAGKLNQPSMATVTTSSQPMMSQQQVAPNQQQPVPPPGQPAPNQQPQAPPQQQPTPNQPTAPSAQPNMPGVPGPQGNANPIGQPQGVANKIVAWTGVLEWQEKPKASSMDSTTKLTRSLPCQVHVNQGENLNTDQWPQKLIMQLIPQQLLTTLGHLFRNSRMVQFLFTNKDVESLKGLYRIMANGFAGCVHFPHTTSPCEVRVLMLLYSSKKRIFMGLIPNDQSGFVNGIRQVITNHKQVQQHRAQLGGGGGPMQPGQVAPNQNFLNRAPGPIPVSHGNVQQQTSKTFLQMTMRAAGPANQQPPVSGAPPNQVAQSGQAPPQGPILRLSNPGANPQLRSLLLSQQQPQGGVSHMSGMMSHQGLGQQLVHPTPGGGAQMQGQWRQPLAGQILMSGGQRGAVPQPGMPQVSSVMEDEILMDLI; from the exons ATGGAGCCATCCACCAAGCCTGGGACCAACCAGGTGGCTGATGTGGTGTTTGTCATCGAAGGGACGGCAAATCTTGGACCGTACTTTGAATCTCTAAGGAAAAATTATATACTTCCAGCTATCGA GTATTTCAATGGAGGGCCCCCAGCAGAAACAGATTTTGGTGGAGAT TATGGAGGGACACAGTACGGTCTCGTGGTGTTCAACACAGTGGACTGTGCTCCGGAGTCTTATGTGCAGTGTCACGCACCGACCAGCTCTGCTTTTGAGTTTGTCTCGTGGATCGACAGCATCCA ATTCATGGGAGGTGGAGCAGAAAGCTGTAGTCTAATTGCAGAGGGACTCTCTGTGGCCTTGCAGCTCTTTGACGACTTTAAGAAGATGAGAGAGCAAAT AGGTCAAAcccacaaagtgtgtgtgctgctgtgtaacTCTCCTCCGTACCTGCTTCCTGCTGTGGAGAGCGTCAGCTACACCGGCTGCACAGCAGACAACTTGGTCAAAATCATCAGAGAT AGAGGGATTCACTTCTCTGTCGTGGCTCCTCGGAAACTGCCCGCACTCAGGGCTTTGTTTGAGCGGGCGTCTCCAGTCGGAGGTGTGGTTGAACCCCATCCAGACTACAGTCAGGACCCCTTCCACATGGTCCTCGTCAGAGGCATCTCACTCCCCG TCTCCTCAGGTGGAGGACCCGGGCCGCTCAAacctgtcctccctcctcagccGCTGTCTGCCAGTCAGCCTGCTGGTGGAGCCTCACAGCCCCCTGCGCCCATTAACACCCACCCTTATCAG AATCCGCCCCCCATGACTCCTGCTCAGATGGCTGCACAGAAGGCAGTGGAGGCAGCCAACAACCAGAAGAGTCGCT TCCCAGGATTGCACAGTCAAGGTCCTCAGTTCACCACGCAGCCCGCCATCGCCTCGGTCTCAGCGGGGAAGCTCAACCAGCCCAGCATGGCGACAGTCACCACATCATCGCAGCCCATGATGTCACAGCAACAAGTTGCTcccaatcagcagcagccagtccCACCCCCAGGACAGCCCGCACCCAATCAGCAGCCACAGGCgccacctcagcagcagcccaCGCCGAATCAGCCCACGGCGCCTTCAGCACAGCCCAACATG CCTGGTGTGCCTGGACCTCAAGGCAATGCAAATCCGATTGGACAGCCACAAGGTGTGGCCAATAAGATTGTAGCATGGACAGGTGTTCTGGAATGGCAAGAG AAGCCTAAAGCCTCCTCTATGGACTCAACCACCAAACTGACGCGCTCTCTGCCGTGTCAGGTGCACGTTAACCAAGGGGAAAATCT GAACACGGACCAGTGGCCACAGAAGCTCATCATGCAGCTGattccacagcagctgctg ACAACCTTAGGTCACCTCTTCAGAAACTCTCGAATGGTTCAGTTTCTCTTCACCAACAAAGACGTGGAGTCGCTGAAAGGCCTCTACCGCATTATGGCCAATGGTTTT GCCGGCTGCGTCCACTTCCCCCACACTACCTCGCCCTGCGAGGTGCGGGTGCTGATGCTGCTCTACTCATCCAAGAAGAGAATATTCATGGGCCTCATCCCCAACGACCAGAGCGGCTTCGTCAACGGCATCCGGCAAGTCATCACCAACCACAAGCAGgtccagcagcacagagcg CAGTTGGGCGGCGGAGGGGGTCCGATGCAGCCTGGTCAGGTCGCTCCCAACCAGAACTTCCTCAACAGGGCTCCTGGCCCCATTCCCGTCTCCCACGGCAACGTCCAGCAGCAG ACGTCTAAAACTTTCCTTCAGATGACCATGAGAGCAGCCGGACCCGCCAACCAGCAGCCGCCGGTCAGCGGCGCTCCACCCAACCAGGTCGCACAAAGCGGACAAGCCCCGCCCCAGGGCCCCATACTCCGCCTCTCAAACCCAGGAGCCAATCCACAGCTCCGTAGTCTTctcctcagccagcagcagcca CAGGGTGGTGTCTCTCACATGTCAGGCATGATGTCTCACCAGGGTTTAGGGCAGCAGTTGGTCCATCCGACACCAGGAGGGGGGGCTCAGATGCAGGGCCAGTGGAGGCAGCCATTGGCAG GTCAGATCCTGATGTCTGGAGGTCAGAGAGGCGCCGTACCGCAGCCGGGGATGCCTCAAGTCTCCAGTGTCATGGAGGATGAAATCCTCATGGACCTTATCTGA